In one window of Alkalilimnicola sp. S0819 DNA:
- a CDS encoding lytic murein transglycosylase, with protein sequence MRLTALLLALPLISGAALAEEDSFRACLDELRAQALAQGLSDHAVDRAFAGIQRRPRVLELDASQPEFQRTFWQYLQARVTQARVEQGRRLLQAHGPLLWRVHREFGVRPEYLLAFWGLETNYGGYMGGMGVLDALATLACDTRRADFFRNELLQALRIVQSGDVALELMRGSWAGAMGHKQFMPSTYNAYALDYDGDGRRDLWGSLPDAFASAANYLSAEGWRDGERWGREVRLPRDFDWSLARLDENRPLDEWRALGVRRANGAPLPPGDMQAALLLPQGHRGPSFLVYQNFHVIMRWNRSSHYALAVGHLADRIAGMGELRAAPLNEAPLRRGQVLEIQRGLNALGLGAGEPDGIVGPQTRQAVRAFQQIGGYPADGHADQSLLRRLRESLEQGPDPAGGST encoded by the coding sequence ATGCGTCTGACTGCCCTGCTGCTTGCCCTGCCCCTGATCTCGGGCGCCGCCCTCGCCGAGGAAGACAGCTTCCGGGCCTGTCTGGATGAGTTGCGAGCTCAGGCCCTGGCCCAGGGCCTGAGCGACCACGCCGTGGACCGAGCCTTCGCGGGTATACAGCGGCGCCCCCGGGTGCTGGAGCTGGATGCCAGTCAGCCGGAGTTCCAGCGTACCTTTTGGCAGTATCTACAGGCGCGGGTCACCCAGGCCCGCGTGGAGCAGGGCCGCCGACTGCTGCAAGCCCACGGTCCGCTTCTATGGCGGGTGCACCGCGAGTTCGGCGTGCGACCGGAGTATCTGCTCGCCTTCTGGGGGCTGGAGACCAATTATGGCGGCTACATGGGTGGCATGGGTGTGCTGGACGCGCTGGCCACCCTGGCCTGCGACACCCGCCGGGCCGATTTTTTCCGCAACGAACTGCTGCAGGCGCTGCGTATCGTACAAAGCGGTGACGTCGCCCTGGAACTGATGCGCGGCTCCTGGGCCGGCGCCATGGGCCATAAGCAATTCATGCCCTCCACCTACAACGCCTACGCCCTGGACTACGACGGCGACGGCCGCCGTGACCTCTGGGGCAGCCTGCCCGACGCCTTCGCCTCGGCGGCCAATTACCTGAGCGCCGAAGGCTGGCGTGACGGCGAGCGCTGGGGGCGAGAAGTACGCCTGCCCCGGGACTTTGACTGGAGCCTGGCGCGCCTGGACGAAAACCGCCCGCTGGACGAGTGGCGCGCGCTGGGCGTGCGCCGCGCCAATGGCGCCCCCCTGCCCCCGGGGGACATGCAGGCCGCCCTGTTGCTGCCACAGGGGCACCGCGGGCCGTCGTTCCTGGTTTACCAGAACTTCCACGTGATCATGCGCTGGAACCGATCCAGCCACTACGCTTTGGCCGTGGGGCACCTGGCGGACCGCATCGCCGGCATGGGGGAGCTGCGTGCAGCGCCCCTGAACGAAGCGCCTCTGCGCCGGGGGCAGGTGCTGGAGATCCAGCGCGGGCTCAACGCGCTGGGCCTGGGCGCGGGCGAGCCGGACGGCATCGTCGGCCCCCAGACCCGCCAGGCCGTGCGTGCCTTCCAACAGATCGGCGGCTACCCCG
- a CDS encoding mechanosensitive ion channel domain-containing protein: MDWAQALAEGTTGGRLLSSLLLLLAVLFTYRLASLSIRRTPWASADIRRRWLVMARNLAILLFLLGLVVIWAAQLRTLAVSVVGFAVAIVLVTKELLMCMTGGLLRSGAGSFRVGDRIVVKGLRGEVVDFTMLTTTILEIGPDNFNQQHSGRAIVLPNALFLTEPVINESYTEQFVLQCTLVPLKRDQDWQRHEQALLGAARELCAEYLEPAREHMNQLSRRLGIEPPAVEPRVSLHLPKPDELHLLARYPVPAGRSAHAEQRLLRHYLEQSREQRERNPPP; encoded by the coding sequence ATGGACTGGGCGCAGGCTCTGGCGGAAGGCACGACCGGCGGGCGCTTGCTCAGCAGCCTGTTGCTGCTGCTGGCGGTGCTGTTCACCTATCGGCTGGCCTCGCTCAGTATACGCCGCACCCCATGGGCCAGCGCCGACATCCGCCGGCGCTGGCTGGTGATGGCGCGCAACCTCGCCATACTGCTCTTTCTGCTTGGGCTGGTAGTCATCTGGGCGGCGCAGTTGCGCACCCTGGCCGTTTCCGTGGTGGGTTTCGCGGTGGCCATCGTGCTGGTCACCAAGGAACTGCTCATGTGCATGACCGGCGGCCTGTTGCGCTCCGGAGCGGGCAGCTTCCGTGTGGGTGACCGCATCGTGGTCAAGGGGCTGCGTGGCGAGGTGGTGGACTTCACCATGCTCACCACCACGATTTTGGAAATCGGGCCCGACAACTTCAACCAGCAACACAGCGGCCGGGCCATCGTGCTGCCCAACGCCCTGTTCCTCACCGAGCCGGTCATCAACGAAAGTTACACGGAGCAGTTCGTGCTGCAGTGCACCCTGGTGCCGCTCAAGCGGGATCAGGACTGGCAGCGCCATGAGCAGGCCCTGCTCGGTGCCGCCCGTGAGCTGTGCGCGGAGTATCTGGAACCGGCCCGCGAACACATGAACCAGCTTTCCCGGCGCCTGGGCATAGAGCCTCCGGCGGTGGAACCACGGGTCAGCCTGCACCTTCCCAAACCCGATGAGCTGCATCTGCTGGCCCGGTATCCGGTGCCTGCCGGGCGCTCCGCCCACGCTGAACAGCGGCTTCTGCGGCACTACCTGGAGCAGAGCCGGGAGCAGCGAGAGAGGAATCCGCCGCCCTGA
- a CDS encoding DoxX family protein: MTQTETDNLAKLILRLTLGILILLHGIAKLRSGVSGIEGMLAGHGLPAFIAYGVYIGEVLAPILLIIGYYARVGAALIVVNMLFALFLVHSDEFFQLGGNGGWALELQGMFLFTALALAISGPGRMSLNNR, translated from the coding sequence ATGACCCAGACTGAAACCGACAACCTCGCCAAGCTGATCCTGCGCCTGACCCTGGGCATCCTCATCCTGCTTCACGGCATCGCCAAGCTGCGCAGCGGCGTGAGCGGCATCGAGGGTATGCTCGCCGGCCACGGCCTGCCGGCTTTCATCGCTTACGGCGTCTACATCGGCGAGGTACTGGCCCCGATCCTGCTGATCATCGGCTACTACGCCCGGGTGGGTGCGGCGCTGATCGTGGTGAACATGCTCTTCGCGCTCTTTCTCGTTCACAGCGACGAGTTCTTCCAGCTCGGCGGCAACGGCGGCTGGGCTCTGGAGCTGCAGGGCATGTTCCTGTTCACCGCCCTGGCGCTGGCCATCAGCGGCCCTGGTCGGATGAGCCTCAACAACCGCTGA
- a CDS encoding glutamine--tRNA ligase/YqeY domain fusion protein, translated as MSTREAPSNFIRQIIDADRAAGLNDGRVATRFPPEPNGYLHIGHAKSICLNFGIARDYQGSCNLRFDDTNPEKENLEFVESIKEDVRWLGFDWNALYYASDYFPQLYAYAQDLIRDGKAYVCDLSAEQMREYRGTLTEPGRDSPYRNRSVEENLDLFARMRAGEFEDGERVLRAKIDMASPNINMRDPTIYRIRRGAVHHQTGEAWPIYPMYDYTHCLSDAIEGITHSLCTLEFEDHRPLYNWFIEQLDVPAKPKQIEFGRLNLEFTVLSKRKLTELVREGRVEGWDDPRMPTIAGLRRRGYPPAAIRDFCERIGVTKSDGTVEMALLENCVREELDRSAPRAMAVLNPLKVVLSNYPEGRVEHLPAANHPKDESMGSRQVPFTQELYIDRDDFMEVAPNKKFKRLVLGGEVRLRNGYVIRCDEAVKDAQGEITELRCSYDPDTLGSNPVGRKVKGVIHWVSASHSVAAEVRLYDRLFLVPDPGAVKDRDWHEDLNPESLRIVQARVEPSLAEAPPEARFQFEREGYFYRDHKETDRLVFNRSVTLRDTWAKIAGGGQS; from the coding sequence ATGAGCACCCGGGAAGCGCCCAGCAACTTCATTCGCCAGATCATCGACGCCGACCGGGCCGCCGGCCTCAATGACGGCCGCGTCGCCACCCGCTTTCCGCCGGAACCCAACGGCTATCTGCATATCGGCCATGCCAAGTCCATCTGCCTGAACTTCGGTATCGCCCGGGATTACCAGGGCAGCTGCAATCTGCGCTTTGACGACACCAACCCGGAGAAGGAGAACCTGGAGTTCGTCGAATCCATCAAGGAAGACGTACGCTGGCTGGGCTTCGACTGGAACGCCCTGTACTACGCTTCGGATTATTTCCCGCAGCTCTACGCCTATGCCCAGGATCTGATCCGTGACGGCAAGGCCTACGTGTGCGACCTGAGCGCCGAGCAGATGCGGGAATACCGCGGCACCCTCACCGAGCCCGGCCGCGACAGCCCCTACCGGAACCGCTCCGTCGAAGAGAACCTGGACCTGTTCGCCCGCATGCGAGCCGGCGAGTTCGAGGACGGCGAGCGGGTGCTGCGGGCGAAGATCGACATGGCCTCCCCCAACATCAATATGCGCGACCCGACCATCTACCGGATCCGCCGGGGCGCGGTGCATCACCAGACCGGCGAAGCCTGGCCGATCTACCCCATGTACGACTACACCCACTGTCTCTCGGACGCCATCGAGGGCATCACCCACTCCCTGTGCACCCTGGAGTTCGAGGATCACCGACCGCTGTACAACTGGTTCATCGAGCAGCTGGACGTGCCGGCCAAACCGAAGCAGATCGAGTTCGGTCGCCTGAACCTGGAATTCACCGTGCTCAGCAAGCGCAAGCTCACCGAGCTGGTGCGCGAAGGCCGTGTAGAGGGCTGGGACGATCCGCGCATGCCCACCATCGCCGGGCTGCGCCGCCGCGGCTATCCGCCCGCCGCCATCCGCGACTTCTGTGAGCGCATCGGCGTGACCAAGTCCGACGGCACGGTGGAGATGGCCTTGCTGGAGAACTGCGTGCGCGAGGAGCTGGACCGCAGCGCCCCGCGCGCCATGGCCGTGCTGAACCCGCTCAAGGTGGTGCTGAGCAACTACCCTGAAGGCCGCGTGGAACACCTGCCCGCCGCCAATCACCCCAAGGACGAGAGCATGGGCAGCCGCCAGGTGCCCTTCACCCAAGAGCTCTACATCGATCGGGACGATTTCATGGAAGTGGCGCCGAACAAGAAGTTCAAGCGCCTGGTGCTGGGCGGCGAGGTGCGCTTGCGCAACGGCTACGTGATTCGCTGCGACGAGGCCGTCAAGGATGCCCAGGGCGAGATCACCGAACTGCGCTGCAGCTACGACCCGGACACCCTGGGCAGCAACCCCGTGGGGCGCAAGGTCAAGGGCGTGATCCACTGGGTATCCGCCAGCCACAGCGTAGCGGCTGAAGTGCGCCTCTACGATCGCCTGTTCCTGGTGCCGGACCCGGGTGCGGTCAAGGACAGGGACTGGCATGAGGATCTCAACCCCGAATCCCTGCGCATCGTCCAGGCCCGGGTGGAACCGTCCCTGGCCGAGGCGCCCCCGGAAGCCCGCTTCCAGTTCGAGCGCGAGGGCTACTTCTACCGGGATCACAAGGAAACCGACCGGCTGGTGTTCAACCGCAGCGTCACCCTGCGTGACACCTGGGCGAAGATTGCCGGTGGGGGCCAGAGCTGA